A segment of the Salvelinus namaycush isolate Seneca chromosome 3, SaNama_1.0, whole genome shotgun sequence genome:
gaagcagagATGCAATAGTAACCCCTGCGTGGCATCAACGTCCAAACCTTCAATTCGAATACACTTTGTTTGCTTTAGACTCATTTAAAGTAACGTTATCCAAGTACAATACACTGGAAGATATCTGATGGGAAGGATGAGACAGTATGGAGATTTACAAACCTGGACCTTGTATCATCATCCGAACTCGTTTTGATCTAGCTACCGGAGCGCACGAGGGACTCGCACACACACTTGTGAAAGTGACTGCGAGCTCTCTTTTAGCTGTCAATCTAGTTATTACTTGGCAGTAGGTACAACAAGCTAGTTAAAATCAGATATCTGCGTATTTCGGATTCAATGGATCTCTGTATTTTCTTACCTTACAAGGAAACGGTAGAGTAGAGGCAACTTTTTCCATAGCCAAGTTCCTGATACTCGGGGTGAGAGGGCCTCGACAAGTTGGACAACAACTCAGCTTTTGACGACATTGGTTGCAAACTAGATGCCCGGCCTGGCATTGCAGAATCGGTGGCAGAACGTAGTCAAAACAAACCGGGCACTCAAACAAGGCTGTAAGTTCAGCAGATTGTCCAGGTAGTGCTGCTGAGGGCAAGGAAACAACAGCGGCAGGTAGAGCCGAGACAGACCCGGCCACAGCTCCTACTCCGGCGGCCGCGACTGCAGCTGCGGCGGCCGCAGCTCCTCCCGAACCTCCGTGCTTTCCTCCTCCTGCTTTCCCGGCACCGAGTCCTCCGCCCCCGCCGCCCGCAGAGGACGGGTGGCTCATAGCGATTAGTTCAGTTCTTTAGGATAAACCCAGCGCGAAGTTTGAAGCCCAGAACACTGTTTACGCACTCCTCGGCGTGGCAGACTCCGCTCCAAGAAATCTACAAGCCCCCGGGGACAGAACATGGCGGCCTGTGTTTGACAGAAAGCAAGTAGTCCAttggagaacatggtttggactGACAGCTTCTGCGCCAATTAGAAAGTGAGCCTGGGCGGTTATGTAACGTGCACTTTCTTCTGCACAGGCTTTGCTGACGCTTcccagatcttacaacgcctggataggtattttatgtatcagctaaccacatatgttatagcaatctgtcagtcgCTGACAGTCGACGTGCCAAGCAACCAATGGTTGAcgcatgcaacgtctgagcatGGGAACGCGACCGTAGTCATGGGGTAAAATGAACGTTGGGATCAGAGGTTTTGATAAACCATTGATCGTAAAAGAACCTGTCGTGTAAAACATTTAGAACGCTGCACAATTTACTGGACAGTTTGGAACTCCAAGTTATTCATGTGCAATATGATTGCTGTATCCTAGTAGCTGGGTAAGGTTTGACAGGACAGTCCAGTTTCTTACTGTTCATCTCAGGactataaaaaaaaaagagcACAAGCCTACTGCTTTGATATTCAAGTGTATATTCCCAATAAAATGATAATCAGATTAGGGAGCCAATAGACTGAAGTCTCCCTCTATTGGCTACTAACTGGAATACATCTAAACTATGCCCAAACAACTGGAAAACCCCTGTTGTATTCACTCACTTCTTGCTTTCTTCATTTTAAGTCCCATTATAAGTTATAATGGACTAGACTTGCTATTGGAGGTGGCagatagcctagcagttaagagtgttgggtcaataactgaaaggttgctggtttaaaTCCCTGAGCAGACTAAGTGAaacaaatctgtcaatgtgcccttttcagcaaggcacttaaccccaattgctcCTATAAGTCGTTCTttataagagtgtctgctaaatgacaaatttCTTCTCTTGTCACAAATATCTTTTTTATTTGTATGTACAAAAATTTGTGGCAAACAGGCATAACAGTTACTCATTTTACACAATGTGATAGGAGAATTGTAAACTGGCTGGCTAACCTCAAAACTACCTTCTACAATATTTACAGCACACGCTTGCTTTCATCTAGCCGACTCCTCCCTGCTTTATCTACTTATCCATGAGGTCATAATGCATCATAGTCATCGTCTTCGTGCTTCCTTTTCAGCGATTCACTGGCCAAGTTCTGTGACACCATGTTGGTGGTGATGAGGATGTTCTTAGAGCCGATCAGGGAGGGATTGATTAGGACGTTTTGAACCGTTGGGGTGGATGGTGTGGCTGtcggaaaacaagacaaaaatcATGATTTATTATTAACATTTTGAATTCACATTTTATTCACTGAATAAATGCTAAGACAATCCCCACAAACTACTGAATTGAAGCTTCAGAGACCTGAATTACTCTaatgatgtacagtgcattcagaaagtattcatacccattgaaGTATTccaagggtcggaaactttccggaaATTTTCCATGtgaagttaagcccgggaatttggggaattttgcttcaATTCATCctaaaaagttagcttataacagtgaaccttttttgtgggattcACATGgaaattctaggtcttgtggcatattttggttaaactatccccaattcaatggaattgcaaccctcgcatgcacagtgcattcttccatcacatgtacagctgattctgaagatcttgcacactaatgagatgctatcgagcccacactactacactgtctgagccaaggactacatgctttctggtaagttgattacaatactgggtgggatgaatatattttatatgacatacattatttgttaactagtaaatagtagcctacagcaaagtgtgtttaaataatttctaacttgttaacaatttctgctagttagtttttgttaacatgtgggttttagcttgcttgagcctgctaagtgaggagtgttaattcacccgtttcaatacatgtttcattttaaaacatttatcttacaaaaggagttgtttaactgcttaactatttacttgtacatggaattgtatttggggatttttactcatttttttctaatctttacaggaaaatgccatggGCACTATCTGAtttgtggagacatttcactgcagctaatgtagaaggaaaagcttgtacatttgcaaatactgtgccaaatcatatgtaaagaatgcaacaaagatgcagaaccatctggccaagtgcataaagttccctcagcgcccacaacaagcaacctctgacaaaagttactctacttctattcgaggtgaaaattataAATCAGACACCGTATCGATaacaacagctcatggtcctcctggaatcagaagtttttgactcaatggaagaacgtagtcagagaaatgctgatgaatgtcttgctcaagctgtgtatgcaactggttcacctctgatgctcacaggcaatgtgtattggaagagatttctgaacgTTCTTcccccagcatacacccctccaaccagacatgctttatctactcattttctggatgcagagttcaagtgaaggtccaacaaatcatagagaaaaccgactgtattgcaatcatctctgatgggtggtcgaatggtcgtgggcaaggaataattaactacataatctccacccctcaaccagtattctacaagagcacagacacaagggacaacagacacaccggtctctacattgcagatgagctgaaggcagtcatcaatgatcttggaccacagaaggtatttgcactggtgacagacaatgctgcgaacatgaaggctgcttggtctaaagtggaggagtcctaccctgacatcacacccattggctgtgctgctcatgcattgaatctgctcctcaaggacatcatggcactgaaaacaatagatacactctacaagagagccaaggaaatggttaggtatgtgaagggtcatcaagttatagcagcaatctacctcaccaagcaaagtaaGAAGAATAAAAGCGCCACACTgtagctgcccagcaacacccgtggGGTTGGTGttgtcatgtttgacagtctcctggaggggaaggagtctctccaagaaatgtcCATATcgcagtctgccgatatggacagccccatcaagaggatcctcctggattatgtattttgggagagagtggtaaccagcctgaaactcctgaaacctatagcagtagccattgcacggattgagggagacaatgccatcctgtctgatgttcagactctgcttgcagatgtaagagaagaaatccatactgccctgcccacttcactgttgctccaagcagaggaaactacagttctgaaatgcatcaaaaagcgtgaagacttctgcctgaaccccatacacgccacagcgtacatgttggatcccaagtatgctggcaagagcatcctgtctggtgcagagatcaacgaGGCCTGTGGTATCATctctaccgtgtctcgccaccttggcttggatgagggcaaggttcttggcagtctgcgaagtacacttccaagcaagggctttggaaTGGaaatgcaatatggcagtcgtggcaacatatctcatcagccacctggtggaagagactttgtggatctgaggctatttccctgttgcctccatcatcctccaaatctcaccaacatcagctgcctcagagcgcaactggtccttgtttgggaacacacacaccaaagcacgcaacaggatGACCaaggttgaaaaattggtggccatccgggcaaatattaggctttttgagcctgacaacgagccatcctcaacaaggttggaaagtgacagtgaagatgaggcctcagagtctgatgttcaagagttGGACATTGAGGTcatccagggagaagacatggaagcctgaggggaagacaaccaaagctttagtttctagactatcattttacagatgtatgttgaaaacgtttttgggagatgcgatggatcattggggatcattcaatattccctttcttttgttgttcagtgaaatcatcccatgtgaagagtcaactcatttaattaaagtgaCATTTTTAActaaattgttgttgttttttctattggaaggatttaatcatttgtaaTTATGTTTACTTATGATAATGTAAAAGgtctatgtttctgtctccatatgatatggtaaatatatccaatggaAAAAaccatctacatttaaatggtattaatattaattcccatggaaagtttccacctctgaatattccccaaaatgtgcaaccctagttacagcccaaattcaaaatggattaaatagattattagtaacccatctacacactataccccatcaTGAAAAAGTCAAAACATGTTtcgaaattttagcaaatgtaatgaaaatgaaatacagaaatatctaatttacataagtattcacacccctgagtcaatagatGTTAGAATCCCATTTagtagcgattacagctttgagtcgttcTAGAactacaggattaagattgaatcctactacaccggctttgacgctcgttggatgtggcagggcttggaaactattacggactacaaaataAAACcctgacacgagcctaccagacgagctaaatgccttttatgctcgaggcaagcaacaatgaagcatgcacgagagcaccatctgttctggatgactgtgtgacaACGTTCTCAGTAGCCGATGTgagaaagacctttaaacaggtcaacattcacaaagccgcggggccagatggattaccaggacgtatactcaaagcatgtgcagaccaactggcaagtgtcttcactgacattttcaacctctccctgactaagtctgtaatacctacatgtttcaagacgaccacaatagtccctgtgcccaaggaagcgaaggaaacctgcctaaattattactGCCAcctggcactcacgtcggtaaccatgaagtgctttgaaaggctggtcatggctcacaacagcatcatcccggataccctagacccactccaattcgcataccgccccaacacatccacagatgatgcaatcacaCTCCaaactgccttttcccacctggacaaaaggaacacctatgtgagaatgctgttcagtgACTACAGCTaagcgttcaacactatagtgcccacgaagctcatcactaagctaaggaccctgggactaaacacgggccacccccaggtggtaaggcaacaacacgtctgccaccctgatcctcaacactggggcccctcaggggtgtgtactttgtcccctcctgtactccctgtttacccacgactgcgtggtcaaacacgactctaacaccatcattaagttagctgacgacagtggtaggcctgatcaccaacaacaatgagatgGCCTATAGGGAGAAAGTCagagaacaacaacctctccctcaatgtgagcaagacaaaggagctgatcgtggactacaggaaaaggcgggccaaacaggcccccattaacatcaacagggatgtagtggagaggttcgagagtttcaagttccctgttgtccacatcaccaacgatctaacatggtccaaacacaccaagacagtcgtgaagagggcacaacaaaacccattcctcctcaggagacagattttttttttgcatgggtccccatctcctcaaaaggttctacagctgcaccatcaagagcatcctgaccggttgcatcaccgcctggtatggcaactgttcaacatctgaccgtaaggagctacaaagggtagtgcgcacagcccagtacatcattggggctaagcttcctgcaatccaggacctatgtaaataggcggtgtcagaggaacgcCCATCCagtcatagactcttctctctgctaacgcacaGCAAGCGGTTTCAGAGCACCAAATCtaagaccaaaaggctcctcaacagcttctacccccaagccataagactgctgaacaattaattcaatggccaccggactattacattgacccccccatttgttttgtacactgctgctactcgctgtttaccatctatgcatagtcactttacccctacctacatgtacaaattacctcaactaacctgtacccccacacactgactcggtaccggtacccctgtatatagcctcgttattgctgtgttactttttataatttatttggtaaatataggacttctaagtaagcatttcatggtaaggctacacttgttgtattcgacaCATGTGAAAATAAAGTTtgaactttgcacacctggattgtacaatatttgcaaatcatatttttttattaatctCTGTGAAGTCGGATGTTGGTCAGCCAGTCTTGCCagagattttcaagccaatttcaATCAAAACTAACTGGGCAACTcatgaacattcaatgtcatcttggtaagcaactccagtgtagatttggccttgtgttttaggttactgtcctgctgaaaggtgaatgtctcccagtgtctgttggaaagcagaccaGGTTCTCAGTTTCTttttatacaaaaaaaaaaataactacCTAGTGTTTGCAAAAGACAaatctttgccacatttttttgcagttttactttagtgccttattgcaaacaggatgcaagttgtgtaatatttttattctgtacaggcttccttattttcacactgtagttactccacaatactaacgtaAATGACAATGTCGATCCATCatcagttctcctatcacagccattaaaccctctatctgttttaaagtcaccattggcctcacagtgaaatccctgaacggtttccttcctcttcggcaacagagttaggaaggacaactgtatctttgtagtcgctctggataagagcgtctgctaaatgacttaaatgtaaatgtagtgactgggtgtattgatacaccatccaaagtgtaattaataactttggtcaaaagggatattcaatgtctgctttttaaaattGTTAACCAATcgaccaataggtgcccttctttggaaggcattggaaaatctccctggtctttgtggttgaatcggtgtttgaaattcactgttcgactgaaggaccttacagataattgtatgtgtggggtaaagcgatgaggtagtcattcaaaaatcagtccatgcaacttatgacttgttaagcaaatttgcaCTCCTGAACttcaggcttgccataacaatggggttgaatacttattgacatttcagcttttcatttttaatcaatttgtaaaaatgtctaaacacaTAATTCCATTTgcacattatggtgtattgtgtgtgggCCAGTGACACTATCTctaatttcaggctgtaacaacatgtggaaaaagtcttaGGGGTGTGGATACTTTCTTTAGGCACtgtaaatacactgaacaaacatgtaaAATGCAACATTTaaaaagtgttagtcccatgtttaatgagctcAAATAATAGATCCCAGAAATTTCCCATACGCAcatttggtgcacaaatttgttaaaatccctgttagtgagcatttctcctttgccaagataatccacttgacaggtgtggcatatcaagaagccgattaaacagcatgatcattacacaggtgcaccttgtgctggggacaataaaaggccactaaaatgtgcagcggtgtcacaacaatgccacagatgtctcaaattgagggagcgtgcaattggcatgctgactgcaggaatatccaccagagctgttgccagagaatttaatgttcatttctctaccataagccacctccaacataattttagagaatttggcagtacgtccaaccaatgtcacaaccgcagaccacacgtaaccaagccagcccaggacctccacatccggcttcttcacctgcgggatcgtctgagaccagccacccggacagttgatgaaattgtgggtttgcacaactgaaaaatgtcagcacaaactgtcagaaatcgtctcagggaagctcactTGCGTGATCTGTGTCCTCactagggtcttgacctgactgcactttggcatcataaccgacttcagtgggcaaatgctcaccttcaatggccactggtaCGCTGGAAAAGTGtactcttcatggatgaatcccggtttcacatgtaccgggcagatggcagacagagtGTATGATGCCATGtgagcgagcggtttgctgatgtcaacgttgtgaacagggtgccagtggggttatggtgtggccaggcataagctacggacaatgaacaccgttgcattttatcaatggaaatttgaatgcacagacatactgtgacgagatcctgaggcccattgtcgtgccattcatccaacgccatcacctcatgtttcagcatgacctgtacacaattcctggaagctgaaaatatcacagttcttccatggcctgtatactcaccagacatgtatccattgagcatgtttgggatgctctggatcgacagcatgttccagttcgcGCCAATATCCACAAACTTCGCATAGCCATTAAAGAGAAGTGGGCCaaaattccacaggccacaatcagcctaatcaactctatgcgaaggagatgtgtcacactgcatgaggcaaatggtggtcacaccagatactgactggttttctgatccacgcccctacttaagttatctgtattctcagtattgtgaaatccatagatttgggcctaatgattttatttcaattaaccgatttccttatataaactaactcagtaaaatcataaATTGTTGCactgatatttttgttcagtgtacatagtATAAACTTAATAGGACTACAGTAGACTCATTCACCAGCCGTCTGAAACAAGTTAGCAGTGTGAAATGAAGGATAGTCTCTTACAGGACTTGGAGGCTGCAGTCTGTGAGGATGGGATCTGAACGGTGAAGCGTTGCCCCGACAGAGACATTGGCGTCCCCACTTTGGTAGTGACTGACTGAACTGAGGGAGTGCCTGGAAACATGCAAGAAGAAAGGAGTCAATGTTTTTGTAATGAAACAGAAAATACATCAGATATGGTAGCAACAGGGCTGCACACCAAAAGGCCAACCCAAATCCCAATGTCAAATGTACGTGCTTGGGACAATGTGTTAGAAAAATATGTAACACAATGAAGAGATATTACTGAAAAGTTCATGCACTAAAGGGTCCCTCACCAAAGGTAGGTGTGCTGGACCTGCTGGATACAGCTCCTACACTGAGACGAGGCACTGTTATTCTCCCCGCGGATGAGGACATCTGCACAGGAGAGGAACAATCAGAAAGATTCACAAAATAGAACAGAATGGAATAGAACACAATAAAGATGAATTGCGAGTGCAGAGCAGATAATGAGGTTACCTTTTTCTGTATGGATTTGAGCCTGTAGTTAGGAGCAGTCAGACAGTAACGGTCTGGGGGCAGGCGGGGCCCAGTGTATGGCTTAATCAAAGGCAGAGGGGTCTGGTTCTTCTGCCTAGCTACCTCCAGCAGGAACTACACAAAGTCAACATAGTCAGGAGTTAGTCTTGATCATTTATGAACACCTGAATAGGCAAATAATGATGTCGGTCTTGGCACTGCTACTCAATCTTACATCTCGTGGTGGTGGGGAGGTGAAGGACTGGTCCATGCGACTCTGGATCGCCAGTCTTATGTCGTCAGCATCCACATTGTTCTTCTTGGCATGTGTTGCATAGATTTTGGCATCCTCGATAATGGTTGTCACATATCCTGTAAAATCAAATTACTTTATTTTCTTGTAGTGCTCAGTGATCAACCAACATTTTGGTTATTTTGgggttttaaaaatgtattgaccgacgtctgttaaattatttaaaTTCCATTTCGTTCTTAAAAATTTTTTGTGAGCGCAACGTGCAGTTTTTCTAGAGATGAATCAGGTCAAGTCCGATCTGTGCGATGTAGTACAGTTGTaatttccaacaggccaatattatAAATATTTTAGCCCAGAAATCGTGGTAatgaactacaatgaccataatccattgcgcgccTACTTGTCTGagacggagagaggagacagaaaaaCGAGTGATCGAGATGGATAGAGCACTTGCTTCGTCAAGCATCTTCTCTACCTGAAAAAAACATTATATAAGAATAATAGTTGGTATCCAGCAGTCATAAAaatatgccttatttacttaCTTTGAaaaactactaaaatagtgatttcgtcagacagcagctctatagagatatgaaataataaagtaatcaaataGGCCTAAAACACATTaaatacacaactgaaatatttttttaaagtaaactaatgtgaataaatgatggttaataagtgataagcagtaatgggcaatTACTACCATCATGagacttttattaattgttttattctgtgtcattacagcattcaacccacataatacaTTTAGTGTGTAAAAATATTGACACCGAAACGACCACAAAAAGCACTAATCCATCAGCACTATTGTTTTGGTACATTAACGTTTGTCTTGTACATTAGCTGCTAATATGCAATATTGCACACAGAGCATAACTAACAAAGGAGAGTTGAATGTATACTTACTGTAGGTAAACTCCAGCATTTGATTAATCACTCTGGGCTCATACTCTGTTATCCCCATGTCTTTGAGGATTTGAATCATAACCTTTGCAAAGGAAGAATTAGAGGATAAGAAGCTAGAAAAGCAGTATACTGTGTCATCAACTCATCAATCCAGACATTAGCTTTGAAGTCCCTATGGCAATTCCGACAGCTGACAGGATTTTTATATTTAAGTATGTGTTGGTTTTAATTGACTTTTTATTCTTATGTGTTCTTAATGTGTTACATTGTGTATATTTATCTATACTTACCTGTTTTATGTGCTTGTTTGTGTATTGTGCAGGGCTCATTTGTAAAAGAGACTTTAGTTTCAATATGActtccttgttgaaataaaggtaaataaactgcactagctagatagctagctacaacaATAAAAATTAAGTCAGCTGCTGACGTTAGTTTGTCCTGATAACTAAcaggctaacgttaactagctactATAGCTAGTTACTCTTCCCAATACAATAGTCAAGTAGATGCATTATGTAAATACATCCAAATAGAATGACATGGAGTTATATTTCTGAACAGCACCCTACATAAATGCAGTTTGAAAAAGAAAGCCTTATGTTCTAGTtctaacgttatctagctaaaAGATAAATAACTGTCTAGCT
Coding sequences within it:
- the LOC120044301 gene encoding transcription initiation factor TFIID subunit 9-like isoform X2, with amino-acid sequence MIQILKDMGITEYEPRVINQMLEFTYRYVTTIIEDAKIYATHAKKNNVDADDIRLAIQSRMDQSFTSPPPRDFLLEVARQKNQTPLPLIKPYTGPRLPPDRYCLTAPNYRLKSIQKKMSSSAGRITVPRLSVGAVSSRSSTPTFGTPSVQSVTTKVGTPMSLSGQRFTVQIPSSQTAASKSSTPSTPTVQNVLINPSLIGSKNILITTNMVSQNLASESLKRKHEDDDYDAL
- the LOC120044301 gene encoding transcription initiation factor TFIID subunit 9-like isoform X1 — its product is MASPKTVPKDAQVMIQILKDMGITEYEPRVINQMLEFTYRYVTTIIEDAKIYATHAKKNNVDADDIRLAIQSRMDQSFTSPPPRDFLLEVARQKNQTPLPLIKPYTGPRLPPDRYCLTAPNYRLKSIQKKMSSSAGRITVPRLSVGAVSSRSSTPTFGTPSVQSVTTKVGTPMSLSGQRFTVQIPSSQTAASKSSTPSTPTVQNVLINPSLIGSKNILITTNMVSQNLASESLKRKHEDDDYDAL